In Carassius gibelio isolate Cgi1373 ecotype wild population from Czech Republic chromosome B19, carGib1.2-hapl.c, whole genome shotgun sequence, one DNA window encodes the following:
- the LOC127978758 gene encoding uncharacterized protein LOC127978758, producing MGTKLPTRAISTITNNRVILDKFYLSDDEIDQTKILKSSLGSFSEHSNRSSAIESRRTGPRRETDVRFPMDMAKFQKKVLTKLVEIHMEVRRLGRSEPPLSSTHIQQLETMEDFAREEERLKDKQAFESLVLQLARIGGKDVRDCVHRILDRLFTNRLMAKFNMKGKGKKQKLPLEMTKTYEAINAAVMKWDKDATEATIKHHAAEHLKHAPGRKGGGGHTGVETN from the exons atgggCACAAAACTTCCTACAAGAGCTATATCCACTATTACGAACAACAGAGTAATATTGGACAAATTTTATCTTTCAGATGATGAAATTGATCAAACAAAAATCTTAAAATCCTCTTTGGGGTCTTTCTCAGAGCACAGTAACAGGTCCTCTGCCATTGAATCAAGACGTACAGGGCCTCGTAGGGAAACGGACGTAAGATTTCCAATGGATATGGCAA AGTTTCAGAAAAAAGTTTTGACTAAATTGGTGGAAATCCACATGGAGGTCAGAAGGCTGGGAAGAAGCGAGCCTCCCCTTTCATCCACCCATATACAGCAGCTGGAGACAATGGAGGACTTTGCGAGAGAGGAGGAACGCCTCAAGGACAAGCAAGCCTTTGAGTCCCTG GTGTTGCAACTTGCAAGAATTGGAGGGAAAGATGTAAGGGATTGTGTCCATAGAATTCTTGACAG GCTCTTTACCAACCGGTTGATGGCCAAATTCAATATGAAGGGGAAAGGAAAGAAGCAGAAACTGCCTCTGGAGATGACTAAAACCTATGAAGCAATTAATG CTGCAGTGATGAAATGGGACAAAGATGCTACAGAGGCTACAATAAAACATCATGCAGCAGAGCATCTTAAACATGCACCAGGGAGGAAGGGAGGTGGAGGACATACAGGGGTGGAAACTAATTAA